CCGTTAAAGACCATGTAGCGCGAATATGGTGCGTATTCGTGGGCGTTCGCCCCAGCGTAATGCAAAATGCGATCTAAGCGAGGATTCCTATAAAGTTTGGTTGACAAGTTGCGCCTTGGCTCCCAATAATCAAGACACATCTCGCTTTTGGACTGGTCGATTGTTTTCAGTGCAAATTTGCCTTTTGGCTAACAGCAAGACATATACCCCCGACTGTGCTTTAACGCGACGGCCGCAGTCCCCTACGATTCAGTTCAAATCTTCGTGTACCTCAAATTTCGGGCAGCTTCGCCCCCATGCTCTATCAATAAAAACGGCCGCTGGCCGACTTACACTTCCCTGCCTGCAGAGAGAGCCTTATGGAAAAAATCTTTGTTCTTGATACCAATGTATTGCTGCACGATCCCATGGCAATTAGCGCATTTAAGGAACACCGGGTGGTTATTCCGATGACGGTGTTAGAAGAGTTGGATCATATCAAGGACAGGCGAGATAAAGACGTGAGCCGGGAGGCTCGAATAGCCATTAATGCCATCGATAAAATTCTGTTTAATGCCAGCCCTCGGGCAATTCAAGAAGGGGTGGAAATTCCCAACAGTCTGGAGGGAGATAAAAACGGCTTGTTGGCTATTTTTCCCGACCAGCTTATTAATCACGATACGGCTGCGGCGTATCTGGATGGCAGTCAGCAGCAGGCCAACGATAACCGCATTATCAATGTTGCCTTGCATTTGCAGGTTAAAAACCCGGGAGCTTATGTATGTCTGGTCACAAAAGACATTAATATGCGCTTGAAGGCTAAAGGGTCCGGACTGGAAAATGTTGAGGACTATCGGCGGGACCGAGTGCTGGATGATATTCAGTATATGGCCAAGGGCTATGAGCATTTGCCGGGGCGTTTTTGGGATCAGGTGGATACCGTTGACACCATTCGTGAAGGCAGTCAAACGGTGCATGTGTTGAGCCGAAACGTGTTGCCCCATGCCCATGTTAATCAGTTTATTTTCGACGATAGTGGCTTTGTGGGACAGGTGCGATCGGTAGAGGGCGAACGCATTGAGCTGTTGGACCTCTGCAAAGAGCAGATGATGAATCAACATATGTGGGGGCTAAAACCCCGTAACTTTGAACAAGCCATGGCTTTTTTTATGGTGTCGCGGCCTAATATTGATATGACCGTGTTAACTGGTCCGGCCGGGTCGGGTAAAACCTTGATAGCGCTAGCTTACGGGCTTCACGCGATTTTGGAAGAAAAACGTTACGACAAGTTAATTGTAGCTCGCTCCACGCCGCCAATTGCAGAAGACATCGGCTTTCTGCCCGGGACCGAAGAAGAGAAAATGGCGCCGTGGCTTGCCGCATTTGACGACAATCTTGAAGTGCTGCATGGCAGCGATGAGTCACCGTTTAGTAGCATTGAATATGTAAAAGACAAAGCTAACATTCAATTTAAATCGCTAAACTTTATGCGAGGAAGGTCGTTTAATAACGCGTATATTGTAATTGATGAATCTCAGGGTTTAACGCAGTTTCAGTTAAAGTCTATTATTACTAGGGTAGGTTCTAATTCAAAAATTGTGGTGTTGGGTAACTTGGCCCAGATTGATAACAAATATATTTCGCCGTTGACGTCAGGCTTAACGTATCTGGTAGAAAAGAGTAAGCATTTTCCCCATGCGGGCATCATGCATGTGAACGGTATTGAGCGTTCGCGATTGGCGGCATTTGCGGAAGAAAACTTATAAGGTAAAGGCGTTGACCCTCGGGGTTGCTTATGAGTAACAACTAACGCCGGGGGTTTGTCAATAGGGTTAACTCACGCTGTATTGCAGAGTTGTTGAGGTGCTAAATTACCCTCACCCAATTACTGTACCTGTCGCAGCCATGATTTTTGAAAAACGATTTAAAAAGCCACCCGTTCCCGGCAACCTTGAAGCCTTGCTGACTGATGGTCAGGTTAAAAGTTTACGCCGTGTTGAGAATTTTGGCTGGACGCTTAAATTTGTCAGGCAACCGCATTTTGAGCCGCCCACTGTGGTGGTAGAGAATGCCTCAGGCTTGCGCTTGGGTTTGCTGGAAGAAAATGGTGATTTAAAGTTTGACCCTATTCTCAATATGCGGAGTTAAGCAAAAGCCCGTTTTTGTGATGATGCCCTCTGGCTAAGCGCTTCTGTTTTGCAAATTCCCCAGCAAAAAACAGCCTAGCCAAAAAATTTAACCACCTGCTCGTCGGGGTCGCGGCTGGCACCTGCTGCGTCCAGCTCTTGTAAATACTGCTCCCACTTAGACTCTTGGTTCTGGCACAGCTCGTATAAATACGTCCAGGAATAAATACCACTATCGTGTTCGTCGCTAAATACCAGCTGTAAGGCGTAATTGCCTACTGGGATCAGGTCTTTGATCTCAACATGCAGTTTTCCGGTTTGAAGCTTTTCCTGGCCGCTACCGTGGCCCCGCACTTCCGCAGACGGGGAGTAGACCCGTAACAATTCCGCGCTCAGACGATAGCTGCTGCCATTGGCGTATTGCAGCTCTAGCTCGCGGGTTTTTTTGTGAAGGGTAATGTCGCTGGGTATCATGTTGCTGCCCTATTGTAGGGTCGGTGCTGGCACCGACCCTACTGTGACGTGCCATGGGGTTTGAGGCACTGATAACGTTGATGTGCTTACAGTATAAACCGGCTTAGATCTTCATTTTTTGCCAGTTCACCCAACTGGGTTTCGACATAGGCGGCATCGACTACCAGCTTCTGCTGGCTGTTGCTGGCTTCATAAGACAGCTCTTCCAGCAAGCGCTCCATGACAGTATGCAGGCGGCGGGCACCAATATTCTCGGTGCGCTCATTTACTTCCCAAGCGGTTTCGGCAATGCGACTAATGCCTTCGGCAGCAAATTCTATCTCGGTGCCTTCGGTGGCTAGCAGGGCTTGATACTGCTCAGTTAGCGACGCGCGGGGCTCGGTTAAAATGCGTTCAAAATCATTGGGCGTCAGCGCTGCCAGTTCTACCCGGATTGGCAGACGACCCTGAAGTTCAGGAATCAAGTCTGAGGGTTTGCTGAGGTGAAAAGCACCAGAGGCAATAAACAAAATATGGTCTGTTTTGATCATGCCGTGTTTAGTGCTGACCGTACAGCCTTCTATCAGCGGTAGTAAATCCCGTTGCACCCCTTCGCGTGAAACGTCACCGCCACTGCCTTCCTGGCGTTTGGCGACTTTGTCTATTTCATCGATAAAGACAATACCATTTTGTTCCACTGCGTGGACGGCGCGCGCCTTAAGCTCTTCTTCATTAACGAGTTTGGCGGCTTCTTCGTCTTGAATTTGTTTGTAGGCGGCTTTAATTGTCAGGCGGCGGGATTTTTTACGATCATTGCCCATTTTTGAAAACATGCCTTGGAGTTGATTGGTCATCTCCTCCATTCCCGGTGGCGCCATAATTTCTATACCCGCGGGAGCCATGTTTAGTTCAACGTCGATTTCCCGGTCGTCCAGTTCGCCTTCCCGGAGTTTTTTACGAAATATTTGCCGGGTATTGCTGCCTTGCTCTGTTTCACTTTCGCCGCGGGCCTGGGGAAGCAGCGCGTCAAGAATCCGCTCTTCGGTGGCATCCTGGGCGCGATGGGACACTTGCTCCATCGCTTCCTCACGGTGGAGCTTGATAGAGGCGTCAACCAAATCACGAATAATCGATTCTACGTCTCGGCCAACATAACCGACTTCGGTAAATTTAGTGGCTTCTACCTTGATGAACGGCGCTTTAGCTAATTTTGCCAGACGGCGGGCAATCTCCGTTTTACCTACCCCGGTGGGGCCGATCATCAGGATGTTCTTGGGGGTAATTTCGTTGCGTAGCGACTCATCCAGCTGCATGCGACGCCAGCGGTTGCGCAGGGCAATGGCCACGGCGCGTTTGGCATCTTGCTGGCCAATAATATGTTTATCCAGTTCGTGAACAATTTCACGGGGTGTCATGTTGGACATGCGGACTCCGGTATCTCTGGCCTGGGGGCAGGCCGCTAATATTCGAGGGACTCAATGGTCCGGTTGTGATTGGTGTAAATGCAGATGTCACCGGCAATGTTCAGGCCTTTTTCGACAATATCCAAGGCGCTTAACTCGGTGTTATCCATGAGTGCCCGAGCGGCGGCAGTGGCAAAGGCGCCGCCGCTGCCGATGGCAATCATATTGTCTTCTGGCTCTATCACATCACCGTTGCCGCTGATCACCAGGGTGGTTTCGGTGTCGGCGACGATCAGTAGTGCTTCCAGTTGGCGCAGCGAGCGTTCGCTGCGCCAGGCCTTGGCCAGCTCCACGGCGGCACGGGTGAGTTTGCCCTGGTGTTTGCTGAGTTCTTTTTCAAATAACTCAAACAGCGTGAAGGCGTCGGCAGTGCCTCCGGCAAAGCCGGCGATAACGGTGCCGTTATGCAGGCGGCGTACCTTGCGGGCATTGCCTTTCATAACGGTGTTGCCCATGGTGACCTGTCCGTCACCGCCAACGACAACTTGGCCTTGGCGGCGTACAGAAAGAATGGTGGTGCCGCGAAACTGTTCCACGCGGGGCTCCTTTTGATTTTCTGAGGATAAAGTTCTATGGATTCCCTTTTAAATGGTGGCTGCAAGTGCGTATTTCAAGGGCGAAGTTGCGGATTCATATTGCTTGCTGTGAAGTGGTGAGGCCAAAGGGGAGGGGCGCCTCCCTATCGTGAGAACAACGATAGGGAGCGCTAACTTACGGTATTTTTTGAGATGTGTTTTGGCGATGCGGACTGACTATGGTTTCTTTTGTCTGACCACCAAGGTGTCAATGCTTTCGTCAATGAGTTTGGCGCGGGCATCGGACAAGGTGTTGTGAGACGTGAAGGGGCCAACGTAAACCCGGTGCCAGCGATCACCATTGGCTTCTACGGCCTCAACCTTGGCGTCTAAGCCCAGCAATAAGATCTGAGCTCGGCGTCTATCGGCATCGGCTGATTGGCGGAAGGAGCCAGCTTGTAGAATGTATTTTTCACCGTCTGGCAAAGCGGGCTTCTGTGGCTGGGGTTTATTGTCGGGTGCCGGTTTGCTGGCCACGGCTTTTGCAGCGGAGGCTTCATCGGGGACAATAACTTCCCGCTCGGGCAGGAGGGTAAAGAAATCAAATTTGGTACTGGTTGTAACGGGCTTTTCGTCTGCTTTTTTCTTTGTGGCTGGCGCAGGTTTAGCGACAGTGGCCACCGCGGGTGAGCTGTCATTGCCCATTTGGAAAACCAATACCGAGCAGATAACACCGGCGATAAAGCCGACCCCCAGCAATACGGAGGCAGGTACGCCCTGTTTTTGTGGCGCGCGGGAGGCGCCTCGGGTGGTTCGCTTTCCTTGAGCCATGCTTACATTTCCTCTGGTGCTGTTACGCCCAGTAAGTGCAGCCCGTTGCGTAGTACTTGTTGTACCGCCACGGACAGGGCGAGTCGGGCATCCCGAAGCTGCTTGTCTTCGCCCAACATCTTATGGGCGTTGTAATAGGTGTGGAAATCCCCTGCCAGCTCACGCAAGTAGTGGGCCAGTGTGTGTGGCTCAAATTGCTCGGCTGCTCCGGATAAGACTTCTGGGTAGCGGCTGAGTTTCACTAACAGCGCTTTTTCTGTGTCTTCGGTCAGCAGCGGCAATTGTGCTAGTCCTGCTTCTTGGGACCAAGCCTGGCCGGATTCTGCCAGTTTGCGAAGAATGCTGGCAACCCGAGCGTGGGCGTACTGGATGTAATATACCGGGTTATCTTTACTTTCTGATTTCGCCAACTCCAGATCGAAGTCGGTGGCTTGGTCGGCTTTGCGCATAATATAGAAAAACCGCGCCGCATCGTTGCCAACGTCGTCCCGTAATTCTCGAAGCGTCACAAAAGACCCGGAGCGGGTGGACATTTGTACTTGCTGGTCGCCGCGAAATAGCGACACAAATTGCACCAGTCGCACCACAAGTTTGTTCTGGTCAATTTTTAAAGCCTGAAGGGCTGCTTTAACCCGGGCAATATAACCGTGGTGGTCGGCACCCCAGATATTAATGACCTTATCAAAGCCCCGCTCGAATTTATTCTTGTGATAAGCAATGTCAGAGGCAAAGTAGGTGGTTTGGCCATTTTCGCGTTTCACCACCCGATCTTTGTCGTCGCCAAACTGGGTAGACAGAAACCACAGCGCGCCGTCCCGCTCTTCGATAAAGCCGTTTTCTTGCAGCTTGCTGATAGCTGCTTCGACTTGATTGGGGTTTTCCGTGAGGCTGCGCTCAGAAAACCACTCTTGGTAGTTGACGCCAAATTCAGCCAAATCGACCCGAATACCGCTAAGAATGGCATTCAAGCCCTTGTCGAAAACGATTTGATAATCGTCACCAAGCAGGTTTTTGGCTTTGTTGATCAGCTCGTCGATATGGGTTTCTTTGTCGCCTTCTGGGGCGTCGGCGCAGATGCCGCTAAATACCTCAGCCGCACTGTGGCGGAGTTTTTCGCCTTCGGCGGCCAGTAGCTCTCGGCCGTAATCTTCGATGTAATCGCCCTGATACGCATTTGAAGGAAAGGACAGTTCTTCGCCGCAGGCCTGCAAATAGCGTAGCCAAACGCTGGTGCCAAGAATATCCATCTGGCGGCCAGCGTCATTAACATAGTATTCCCGGCAGACTTCGTAACCTGTCGCTTCCAGCATATCGGCAACACAGGCACCGTAGGCTGCACCGCGACCGTGGCCGACGTGCAGCGGCCCGGTGGGATTGGCCGACACAAATTCGACTTGGACTTTTTGGCCGTTGGCGGGCAGGCGTCCAAAGTCGTCGCCCTTGGCGAAAATATCGTGAATTACCTGGTAGGCGCTGGCTTCATTGAGAAAGAAGTTGATAAAGCCGGGGCCAGCAATCTCTACTTTAACTACCGCGTCGCTGGCGGGGAGGGCATCAATAATTTGCTGGGCGATGACTCTGGGGTTGCTGCGCAGGGGTTTGGCCAGGGTCATGGCAATATTGCAGGCGAGGTCGCCGTGGGTTTTGTCCCGGGTGCGCTCAATTTGAATATTGATGGGCAGGTCTTCGGGCCAATCGGCGCGGCTACGCAGACTTTGCACGGCCTGGTTAATAAGGTCGGCGACGGTGTCTTTCATGGTTAGTTTGATGCTCTCTTACTTGGCAGTCATCCGCCATTTGTAGTGGGCGGAGCAGGGTGCCGTTTTAAGTGCCCGCTGGGATTAAAAAATACGGGGCCGCATATTATGGCGGCTTAGCTTTAAAAATGCACCAGCTGGGCGGCGCGTGTGCCAAGCCTTTTAAAACATCTCAATGGGATCGACATCGATAGACCAGCGCAGGTCGCCAAGGCGCCGCTGTTGTTCCGCGACGTGGCAGGCTTGGTTTAAGGCCGTGTGAAGTTGACTGCGTTTTGCGGCCTGAAAGAGCAGGCTGCAACGAAAGCGCCCCGCCCGCCGGGCCATTGGCGCGGGCAGAGGGCCGATAATATCGCATTGCTTGTGATTTTGAAGACCTTGACTCACGGTGGTGAGAAATTGCTCGGCACTGCTGAGTTGCTTGGCGTCGCAACGCATCACCGCCATAAAACTACAGGGCGGCAAGCCCATCAATTCCCTCTCGGCCATTAAAGTGTTGGCAAAACCGGCATATCCGCTGTGTACCAGTTGTTGCAATACGGGATGGTCGGGGCAGTGGGTTTGAATCAGCACCGTGCCAGGTTTGTCACCTCGCCCGGCCCGGCCAGCGACTTGTAACAGTAATTGCCCGGTGCGTTCTCCCGCCCGAAAGTCCGGGCTGAACAGACCGCCATCGATATCGACAACGGCGACGAGGGTAACATCGGGAAAGTGATGACCTTTGGCCAGCATTTGGGTGCCTACCAATACCGCAGGATCGCCATTGTGAATACGGTCCACCAAGGTTTGCATGCTGCCTTTGTTGGAGGTGGTGTCCCGGTCAATGCGAATAACAGGCGTGTCGGCAAAGCGCCTTTTTAACGCCATTTCTAAACGCTCGGTGCCGGGGCCCTGAAACGTCAGGCTGCTGTTCTGGCATTGGGGACAGTGGCTGGGCAGTGCCCCTCGGGCGTCGCAGTGGTGGCAGCGCAGTTCCCGCCGATTAAAATGCACAGTCATGCGGGCATCGCAGGATTCACATTCGGCCATCCAGCCGCAACTGTGGCACTGCACCAGCGGCGCAAACCCCCGGCGGTTGAGAAATACCAGCGCTTGATTGCCGGCGTTGAGGGTGTCCTCTATTTGCTTGAACAGCAGCGGACTTAAGCCTTCGTCTAAGGGTTGTTGGCGAATATCGATGAGCCGTTGGCTGGGCGGCTTGGCGTCCCCGGCCCGTTGCTGCAGTACCAATTGTTGATAGCGGCCCTGCTTGACGTTATAGAGGCTGTCCAAACTTGGTGTGGCGCTCGCCAGCAGCACCGGGCAAGACCAGTCCGCGGCGCGTTTAACGGCGATGTCTCTGGCCGAATAATGCCAGCCGTCTTGTTGTTTGTAAGAGGCATCGTGCTCTTCGTCGACAATGATCAATCCGAGTTCGGCAAAGTCGCAAAGCACCGCGGAGCGGGTGCCGAGAACGATAGCGGCTTTTCCGTGTTTGATTGCCTGCCAATTGCGGTAGCGCTCGTTGTCATTGAGGCCGGAATGCAGCGCGACTACCTGGCCGGGGTAGCGTTGTTCAAAGCGGGCCAGGGTTTGGGGCGTCAGGCCGATTTCGGGGACCAGCACCAGCGCCTGTTGGCCGCGTTGCAATACGCTGTGAATTGCTTGCAGGTAGACCTCGGTCTTGCCGCTGCCTGTTACACCTTCTAAAAGGAAACGCTCAAATCGGCCCAGTGCTGCCGTAAGTGTATTTACGGCGGCCGCTTGCTCTGGGTTGGGGGTGAGTGGTGGTTGAGGCGCTGGCGGCGCTGGAGTAGTTTCTGCACAGGGGCTTAAATAATGTCCTTTGATTAGGGCGTTGAGGACGCTGTTGCTAAAACCCATGTCTTTAATTTGGCGCCGACTGAGCTGACCGTTTTGCTGAATGGCCTTGAGTAGCGCACGTTGCTGGTGAGCCTGCTTGGGTAACGGAGCCAGTTCGTCTGTATTGCCATGTGCCTGCCAGGCGGTGGTGGCGATTTTGGGTGGTGTGGCTTTGCGCAGGGCGACTGGCAGTATCTGTTGCAGGCACTCACCTATGGGGTGGTGATAGTAGCTCGCTGCCCAGCGCGCCAGTGCGAGCAGATCCTTGCTGATGGCGGGTTCGCCTTGATCCAGTCGCTCTAATACGCTTTTGAGTTGCTTGGTCGGAACATCGCTGCTGGCCAGTGAATCGAGTACGGTGGCAACAAGGCGGCGGTTGCCAAAGGGCACGAGTACCCGTTCGCCGGGTCTGGGCGCAGTCAGTTCCGCTGGCCACAGGTAGTCAAAGTGGCGGCGCAGAGGGCTGGGAATGGCAATGGAAACCAGTGTATTCATGCCGGTGGCGATAAAATTCAGGGTAAAATTAAAGCCAGCAGTGTATAAGAAAAGTGTGGCGACGTCTGATGGCTTGATAAACCGAGACGGCAAGGGGCCAAACTCTTGCTTCTGGCTAATATTCTGTTAATATTCGCCGCCTAATTTTTAACCACGTCATTACCCGGCGCGGTGCCCGGCAAAGAGAGATCGGGTTAGCGGCGCACTATGAGGAACGACCCATGAGAGCGGATATCCATCCAAAATACGAAGCAATGAACGTCACTTGTAGCTGCGGCAACAAGTTTGAAACACGTTCTACACTGGCTGAAGACCTGCACGTTGATGTGTGCTCGGCTTGCCACCCTTTTTACACTGGCAAGCAGAAAATGCTGGATACCGGTGGTCGCGTGGATCGCTTCCGCAAACGTTTCGGTAGCCGCGGCAGCGTTAAATCCTGATTGTGACTTTTTTAGAGTGGCGAGGTTTTGCCGCTCTGAAACGCAGAATGCCCGGCCTTTATCCGCCGGGCATTTTTGTTTTTATCGTTTGCTTCCTAATGACCGCTTGGGCTCAGGCCGAATGTTTGCCGGGTACTGCTAGTCTTAAGTCTGCTCAAGTGTCTGTGGTGACAGATGGTGATAGCCTGCGCTTACGGGATGGTCGACGAGTGCGTCTGCTCTCGGTGAACGCCCCGGAGCTGGGCAAAGATGGCAAGGCCGATGAGGCCCATGCTGTCATGGCTAAGCAAACATTGGCGGCTATGCTAAGCCCAGGTCAGCGGGTGTATCTGCAAGAGCAGGGTCTGGATCGCTATGGTCGCAGCTTGGCCACTGTGTTTTTACGCCGGGAGGGTGGTCATCTTGGCGAAGCACTGCTGAAGGCCGGAGCGGCTTGGCATATTGCTGTGCCACCCAG
The DNA window shown above is from Spongiibacter sp. IMCC21906 and carries:
- a CDS encoding PhoH family protein → MEKIFVLDTNVLLHDPMAISAFKEHRVVIPMTVLEELDHIKDRRDKDVSREARIAINAIDKILFNASPRAIQEGVEIPNSLEGDKNGLLAIFPDQLINHDTAAAYLDGSQQQANDNRIINVALHLQVKNPGAYVCLVTKDINMRLKAKGSGLENVEDYRRDRVLDDIQYMAKGYEHLPGRFWDQVDTVDTIREGSQTVHVLSRNVLPHAHVNQFIFDDSGFVGQVRSVEGERIELLDLCKEQMMNQHMWGLKPRNFEQAMAFFMVSRPNIDMTVLTGPAGSGKTLIALAYGLHAILEEKRYDKLIVARSTPPIAEDIGFLPGTEEEKMAPWLAAFDDNLEVLHGSDESPFSSIEYVKDKANIQFKSLNFMRGRSFNNAYIVIDESQGLTQFQLKSIITRVGSNSKIVVLGNLAQIDNKYISPLTSGLTYLVEKSKHFPHAGIMHVNGIERSRLAAFAEENL
- a CDS encoding gamma-butyrobetaine hydroxylase-like domain-containing protein, which encodes MIPSDITLHKKTRELELQYANGSSYRLSAELLRVYSPSAEVRGHGSGQEKLQTGKLHVEIKDLIPVGNYALQLVFSDEHDSGIYSWTYLYELCQNQESKWEQYLQELDAAGASRDPDEQVVKFFG
- the hslU gene encoding ATP-dependent protease ATPase subunit HslU codes for the protein MSNMTPREIVHELDKHIIGQQDAKRAVAIALRNRWRRMQLDESLRNEITPKNILMIGPTGVGKTEIARRLAKLAKAPFIKVEATKFTEVGYVGRDVESIIRDLVDASIKLHREEAMEQVSHRAQDATEERILDALLPQARGESETEQGSNTRQIFRKKLREGELDDREIDVELNMAPAGIEIMAPPGMEEMTNQLQGMFSKMGNDRKKSRRLTIKAAYKQIQDEEAAKLVNEEELKARAVHAVEQNGIVFIDEIDKVAKRQEGSGGDVSREGVQRDLLPLIEGCTVSTKHGMIKTDHILFIASGAFHLSKPSDLIPELQGRLPIRVELAALTPNDFERILTEPRASLTEQYQALLATEGTEIEFAAEGISRIAETAWEVNERTENIGARRLHTVMERLLEELSYEASNSQQKLVVDAAYVETQLGELAKNEDLSRFIL
- the hslV gene encoding ATP-dependent protease subunit HslV → MEQFRGTTILSVRRQGQVVVGGDGQVTMGNTVMKGNARKVRRLHNGTVIAGFAGGTADAFTLFELFEKELSKHQGKLTRAAVELAKAWRSERSLRQLEALLIVADTETTLVISGNGDVIEPEDNMIAIGSGGAFATAAARALMDNTELSALDIVEKGLNIAGDICIYTNHNRTIESLEY
- a CDS encoding SPOR domain-containing protein, with the translated sequence MAQGKRTTRGASRAPQKQGVPASVLLGVGFIAGVICSVLVFQMGNDSSPAVATVAKPAPATKKKADEKPVTTSTKFDFFTLLPEREVIVPDEASAAKAVASKPAPDNKPQPQKPALPDGEKYILQAGSFRQSADADRRRAQILLLGLDAKVEAVEANGDRWHRVYVGPFTSHNTLSDARAKLIDESIDTLVVRQKKP
- the argS gene encoding arginine--tRNA ligase, coding for MKDTVADLINQAVQSLRSRADWPEDLPINIQIERTRDKTHGDLACNIAMTLAKPLRSNPRVIAQQIIDALPASDAVVKVEIAGPGFINFFLNEASAYQVIHDIFAKGDDFGRLPANGQKVQVEFVSANPTGPLHVGHGRGAAYGACVADMLEATGYEVCREYYVNDAGRQMDILGTSVWLRYLQACGEELSFPSNAYQGDYIEDYGRELLAAEGEKLRHSAAEVFSGICADAPEGDKETHIDELINKAKNLLGDDYQIVFDKGLNAILSGIRVDLAEFGVNYQEWFSERSLTENPNQVEAAISKLQENGFIEERDGALWFLSTQFGDDKDRVVKRENGQTTYFASDIAYHKNKFERGFDKVINIWGADHHGYIARVKAALQALKIDQNKLVVRLVQFVSLFRGDQQVQMSTRSGSFVTLRELRDDVGNDAARFFYIMRKADQATDFDLELAKSESKDNPVYYIQYAHARVASILRKLAESGQAWSQEAGLAQLPLLTEDTEKALLVKLSRYPEVLSGAAEQFEPHTLAHYLRELAGDFHTYYNAHKMLGEDKQLRDARLALSVAVQQVLRNGLHLLGVTAPEEM
- a CDS encoding primosomal protein N', whose amino-acid sequence is MPSRFIKPSDVATLFLYTAGFNFTLNFIATGMNTLVSIAIPSPLRRHFDYLWPAELTAPRPGERVLVPFGNRRLVATVLDSLASSDVPTKQLKSVLERLDQGEPAISKDLLALARWAASYYHHPIGECLQQILPVALRKATPPKIATTAWQAHGNTDELAPLPKQAHQQRALLKAIQQNGQLSRRQIKDMGFSNSVLNALIKGHYLSPCAETTPAPPAPQPPLTPNPEQAAAVNTLTAALGRFERFLLEGVTGSGKTEVYLQAIHSVLQRGQQALVLVPEIGLTPQTLARFEQRYPGQVVALHSGLNDNERYRNWQAIKHGKAAIVLGTRSAVLCDFAELGLIIVDEEHDASYKQQDGWHYSARDIAVKRAADWSCPVLLASATPSLDSLYNVKQGRYQQLVLQQRAGDAKPPSQRLIDIRQQPLDEGLSPLLFKQIEDTLNAGNQALVFLNRRGFAPLVQCHSCGWMAECESCDARMTVHFNRRELRCHHCDARGALPSHCPQCQNSSLTFQGPGTERLEMALKRRFADTPVIRIDRDTTSNKGSMQTLVDRIHNGDPAVLVGTQMLAKGHHFPDVTLVAVVDIDGGLFSPDFRAGERTGQLLLQVAGRAGRGDKPGTVLIQTHCPDHPVLQQLVHSGYAGFANTLMAERELMGLPPCSFMAVMRCDAKQLSSAEQFLTTVSQGLQNHKQCDIIGPLPAPMARRAGRFRCSLLFQAAKRSQLHTALNQACHVAEQQRRLGDLRWSIDVDPIEMF
- the rpmE gene encoding 50S ribosomal protein L31; this translates as MRADIHPKYEAMNVTCSCGNKFETRSTLAEDLHVDVCSACHPFYTGKQKMLDTGGRVDRFRKRFGSRGSVKS
- a CDS encoding thermonuclease family protein, giving the protein MPGLYPPGIFVFIVCFLMTAWAQAECLPGTASLKSAQVSVVTDGDSLRLRDGRRVRLLSVNAPELGKDGKADEAHAVMAKQTLAAMLSPGQRVYLQEQGLDRYGRSLATVFLRREGGHLGEALLKAGAAWHIAVPPSPQPYRQCLRAAESEAKSKGLGVWSQASLSTTALTAADQGFRLVRGQLQSIGNSRSALWLRLDGDLVLRLAKSELRYFSVPLDSYIGHQIEVRGWLRKRTPPRTGMAGFKMDLRHPDMLVCNDCRAH